Genomic window (Bacillus vallismortis):
TCTTTTTTGCATCAAAGAAATCATATCATAAAACCTTTCCTCTAACTCCCTTTTTAATCAGCGCGTGTCTGAACATACTAATGGGTGAAAGGGGTGCTGACAATGAGTTCAGTTAAAAATACAATGACAACGCAGGTGGCAACCGTTTCTCCGAATCAAACGATTCAGGAAGCGGCTTCTCTCATGAACCAGTATAACGTCGGGGCGATTCCTGTTGTAGATCAAGGTGTTTTAAAAGGAATGCTGACTGACCGCGACATTGCATTAAGAACTACAGCTCACGGCCGAGATGGCCAGACACCCGTTTCAGAAGTGATGTCAACAGACCTCATATCAGGTCATCCTAATATGAGCCTGGAAGACGCGTCGCAGCTGATGGCCCAGCACCAAATCCGCCGCCTTCCTATTGTAGATCAAAACAATCTAGTCGGGATCGTTGCGCTTGGAGACCTGGCAGTCAATCAGATGTCGAACGAGTCTGCGGGAGTAGCGCTGACAAACATTTCTCATCAAAACATTCATTAATAAGAAAGAGCTTGCGGTGTGCAGGCTCTTTCTTCACATAAACCTTACTTTTTGAAAGCAGGCATGTTTCGGGGTATAGTGAGTGTATACATATGTCTCAATTTGGGCTAAAGGAGTTGTAAGCAGTGATTAAAGCGTTAATTTTTGATTTTGACGGGCTTATTCTCGATACAGAAACACACGAATATGAAGTCCTTCAGGAAATATTTGAGGAACATGGCTCGGTCCTTCCGCTATCCGTCTGGGGAAAGGTCATCGGAACAGCCGCGGGATTTCAGCCTTTTAAATATTTAGAAGAGCAGATCGGCCAAAAGCTGAACCATGAAGAGCTGACAAAACTGAGAAGAGAGCGGTTTACGAAACGCATGGAAACAGAAAAAGCGAGACCGGGTGTCGAAGCGTATTTGAATGCGGCAAAGGATTTAGGCTTAAAAGTAGGCCTTGCCTCCAGCTCTGACTATAAATGGGTGTCCGGCCATTTGAAGCAAATCGGCCTGTTTGATGATTTTGAGGTCATTCAAACGGCGGATGATGTGGAAGAGGTGAAGCCGAATCCCGAGCTGTATGTATTGGCGGCAAAGAACCTTGGGGTATCGCCATCTGAATGTCTGGCGTTCGAGGATTCTGTCAATGGTTCGATTGCTGCGAAAAGGGCGGGGATGAAGTGTGTCATTGTCCCGAATAAAGTGACTGGTACCTTGATGTTTGAAGACTATGATCACAGGCTTGAATCAATGGCGGAGATGGAGCTCGCCCTATTGCTTGATCAACTGAACGCACAACACTAAAAAGGAGCGAGTAGATTGTCTGAGAAATTAGATTTGAGCCGTTTTGAAAAGAAAATGGCCATTCGCAATATCGAAGAGAAAGATATCGACAAGATTATTGATCTTCAAAAGGACTGTTTTCCGGGGATGGACCCTTGGAAGCGGGAGCATTTAATCAGCCACTTGGAGCATTTTCCCGAAGGGCAGTTTTGTGCAGAATTCGAAGGTGAAATAATCGGTTCGTGCTCAAGCCTCCTGATTAATTTTGATGAATATGATGACCGCCATACGTGGCAGGACATTACAGATGACGGTTATATCACCAATCATAATCCTGATGGCTTGAATATGTACGGCATTGAGGTCATGGTTCATCCGGAATACAGACGAATGAAGATCGGCCATCGTTTGTATGAGGCGAGAAAGGACTTGGCCAGACGTTTAAATCTGAAAAGCATTATCATAGGCGGACGGATTCCGAACTTTCACAAATATGCAGATGAAATGACGGCGAGAGAGTATGTTGAGCAGGTGACACGCCACCAAATTTACGATCCGGTCCTATCTTTTCAGCTGATGAATGGTTTTACCCTTATGCGGATTAACCCGAATTATCTCCCGGACGATACAGCTTCGATCAAGTATGCGACGTTGATGGAATGGAATAATGTCGATTATCTTCCTCAGCAGACAAAACGCTATTATAAATCGGCGTTTCCTGTGAGAATTTGTGTTATCCAATACGAAATGAAGAAAATTTATTCCTTTGAGGAATTTGCCAATCAAGTAGAATACTATGTCGATGTCGCTTCAGATGCGCGATCTGATTTTGCTGTGTTTCCGGAAATTTTTACAACCCAGCTGATGTCTTTCCTTGAGGAACGGTCACCGAGCTTGGCGGTTCAGAGAATTACCGAGTATACAGAAGATTACATCAGCTTATTTACTGATTTGGCTGTGAAGTATAATGTCAACATCATCGGCGGGTCGCATTTTGTCGAAGAGGAAGACAAGATTTACAATATCGCTTACTTGTTCAGACGGGACGGAACGATCGAGAAGCAATACAAACTTCATATTACGCCGAATGAACGCAAATGGTGGGGAATCAGCGCAGGAGACCAGGTTCGCGTGTTTGATACGGACTGCGGAAAAATCGCGATTCAGATCTGTTATGACATAGAATTTCCTGAGCTCGCCCGGATTGCGGCGGATAAAGGCGCAAAAATCATTTTTACGCCATTTTGTACAGAAGACCGCCAAGGATACTTGCGTGTCAGATACTGTTCGCAGGCAAGAGCGGTTGAAAATCAAATTTATACGGTCATCTCCGGGACGGTTGGAAACCTTCCGCAAACGGAAAATATGGATATCCAATACGCTCAGTCAGGCATCTTCGCACCATCCGATTTTGAATTCGCCAGAGACGGCATTGTCGGTGAAACAAATCCGAATATCGAAATGGTCGTCATCGGTGATGTTGATCTTGAAATTCTCAGAAGACAGCGCCAAAACGGTACGGTGCGCCAGCTAAAAGACAGACGGCGTGATATTTATCATATTCAATATAAAAAATAATCCCAAAACCCGCCTGAATTGGCGGGTTTTTTATCATAAGCGGAATTGAAACGGTTACGCGCTTGCTTTAAAATCTGTTACATTTTGAGGTTTCTACCCGACCGACTCAGGGTTATCCCATTTTAGTTAGAATATAGCTTTAATAGTTCTTGCACTGAAAAACGATTTGTATTGTTCACCTCAACAAAATATGTTAACTGCCATTTTTGTGTTTCGATAGCTTGTTTACTAGTGGGGGTTTCCCATCTAGGGTAAACTCTAATTGCCATTTTTCCTTTTGTAGTGGCTGTTTTAAGGATATTTTGTTTTACAAGAACTTCTTTTGGAAAAACGAATTGTCCAAAATTATTATTACTAGTAAACGTATTGATAACCAATAAATCAGTAGCCTTTTCATATGAAAAAGCTTGGTTTTTATTATCTTTATCTTTTTCCCAAAAAGTAACAAATTGTCCTATCTTGTTAGATGTTATTTTTGCGACTCTAAATCTAACTGATTTTGAATGTAGTTGAAACACACCAGCCCCATAATCTGAATTTTGAGCTTCTTCTCGAATAGCAGTTATAGTTAAGTGATTTGGTTCATAAAACAATTTATTTACATATGTTAATGCCTTGTAAAATTCATTCACTGTTTTGTACTCCTTATTTTTGATACTACGTAATACAATGTTTTCTAGAATAGAATAGTCTAGTCATAAAATATCGTCAAAAACGTTCTTGTTTTATCACGTTTCTTATTCTAGTTATTCTGCTCCGTTAGTTAAATAAGAACTTAATAGCGAATTTTGATAAACGTAAATTGTAATATGTTTCTTTCAACACAAAAACAAATGAAGTCAAAAGAAGCTCTTTGATGTTATGTTTTGTACTTTTATTACTGCCTATCTACAGATACCATTATCAAGGTATTTAGTGCCACACCT
Coding sequences:
- a CDS encoding bifunctional GNAT family N-acetyltransferase/carbon-nitrogen hydrolase family protein — encoded protein: MSEKLDLSRFEKKMAIRNIEEKDIDKIIDLQKDCFPGMDPWKREHLISHLEHFPEGQFCAEFEGEIIGSCSSLLINFDEYDDRHTWQDITDDGYITNHNPDGLNMYGIEVMVHPEYRRMKIGHRLYEARKDLARRLNLKSIIIGGRIPNFHKYADEMTAREYVEQVTRHQIYDPVLSFQLMNGFTLMRINPNYLPDDTASIKYATLMEWNNVDYLPQQTKRYYKSAFPVRICVIQYEMKKIYSFEEFANQVEYYVDVASDARSDFAVFPEIFTTQLMSFLEERSPSLAVQRITEYTEDYISLFTDLAVKYNVNIIGGSHFVEEEDKIYNIAYLFRRDGTIEKQYKLHITPNERKWWGISAGDQVRVFDTDCGKIAIQICYDIEFPELARIAADKGAKIIFTPFCTEDRQGYLRVRYCSQARAVENQIYTVISGTVGNLPQTENMDIQYAQSGIFAPSDFEFARDGIVGETNPNIEMVVIGDVDLEILRRQRQNGTVRQLKDRRRDIYHIQYKK
- a CDS encoding HAD family hydrolase, which codes for MIKALIFDFDGLILDTETHEYEVLQEIFEEHGSVLPLSVWGKVIGTAAGFQPFKYLEEQIGQKLNHEELTKLRRERFTKRMETEKARPGVEAYLNAAKDLGLKVGLASSSDYKWVSGHLKQIGLFDDFEVIQTADDVEEVKPNPELYVLAAKNLGVSPSECLAFEDSVNGSIAAKRAGMKCVIVPNKVTGTLMFEDYDHRLESMAEMELALLLDQLNAQH
- a CDS encoding MepB family protein, producing MNEFYKALTYVNKLFYEPNHLTITAIREEAQNSDYGAGVFQLHSKSVRFRVAKITSNKIGQFVTFWEKDKDNKNQAFSYEKATDLLVINTFTSNNNFGQFVFPKEVLVKQNILKTATTKGKMAIRVYPRWETPTSKQAIETQKWQLTYFVEVNNTNRFSVQELLKLYSN
- a CDS encoding CBS domain-containing protein; translation: MSSVKNTMTTQVATVSPNQTIQEAASLMNQYNVGAIPVVDQGVLKGMLTDRDIALRTTAHGRDGQTPVSEVMSTDLISGHPNMSLEDASQLMAQHQIRRLPIVDQNNLVGIVALGDLAVNQMSNESAGVALTNISHQNIH